The proteins below come from a single Necator americanus strain Aroian chromosome V, whole genome shotgun sequence genomic window:
- a CDS encoding hypothetical protein (NECATOR_CHRV.G18372.T1): MLTPFLAVVRDGPTWILTAISTAPRLRHAPCRFDPTIQSPNYTMGLAFSRLRLLFFGTKPCRILMVGLDNAGKTTILYKLKLGEVVTTIPTIGFNVETVNYRNLSFTVWDVGGQERIRVLWKYYFNNTEAVIFVVDSADRDRMEEARCELQALSDDPELRDAKFLVFANKQDLPNAMTSAEVIKALELHNFRNRQWYVQPSNAVTGEGLVEGLEWLHSVVLKG; the protein is encoded by the exons ATGCTAACACCTTTTCTCGCTGttgttcgcgatggtcccacctggatTCTAactgctatctccaccgcgccgcgaCTGCGCCATGCtccatgccgttttgatccgactatacagTCACCGAATT aTACCATGGGTCTAGCGTTCTCTCGTCTTCGTCTACTTTTCTTTGGTACTAAACCGTGTCGAATTCTTATG GTTGGGCTTGACAATGCTGGTAAGACCACGATATTGTACAAATTGAAGCTTGGTGAAGTCGTCACAACAATTCCCACTATTG GTTTCAATGTGGAAACAGTGAACTATCGAAATTTGTCGTTCACAGTGTGGGATGTTGGTGGACAGGAAAGAATCCGCGTTTTGTGGAAATACTACTTTAACAATACTGAG GCGGTGATCTTCGTCGTAGATAGCGCGGACAGAGATCGTATGGAGGAAGCTCGTTGTGAGCTGCAGGCTCTTTCTGACGATCCAGAGTTAAGAG ATGCTAAATTCTTGGTGTTTGCCAACAAACAGGATCTCCCAAACGCCATGACTTCTGCAGAAGTAATCAAAGCCCTGGAGTTGCACAATTTCAGAAACCGACAG TGGTATGTGCAGCCGTCTAATGCAGTTACTGGCGAGGGCCTGGTTGAAGGCTTGGAATGGCTCCATTCTGTAGTACTCAAGGGCTAG
- a CDS encoding hypothetical protein (NECATOR_CHRV.G18372.T2): MLTPFLAVVRDGPTWILTAISTAPRLRHAPCRFDPTIQSPNSPVSLVRTHSCTRGRIHPRINTYSAAFIYLFDTMGLAFSRLRLLFFGTKPCRILMVGLDNAGKTTILYKLKLGEVVTTIPTIGFNVETVNYRNLSFTVWDVGGQERIRVLWKYYFNNTEAVIFVVDSADRDRMEEARCELQALSDDPELRDAKFLVFANKQDLPNAMTSAEVIKALELHNFRNRQWYVQPSNAVTGEGLVEGLEWLHSVVLKG, encoded by the exons ATGCTAACACCTTTTCTCGCTGttgttcgcgatggtcccacctggatTCTAactgctatctccaccgcgccgcgaCTGCGCCATGCtccatgccgttttgatccgactatacagTCACCGAATT CACCAGTTTCCTTGGTGCGGACTCATAGTTGTACACGTGGCCGCATACATCCCCGTATAAATACGTATTCTGctgctttcatttatttattcg aTACCATGGGTCTAGCGTTCTCTCGTCTTCGTCTACTTTTCTTTGGTACTAAACCGTGTCGAATTCTTATG GTTGGGCTTGACAATGCTGGTAAGACCACGATATTGTACAAATTGAAGCTTGGTGAAGTCGTCACAACAATTCCCACTATTG GTTTCAATGTGGAAACAGTGAACTATCGAAATTTGTCGTTCACAGTGTGGGATGTTGGTGGACAGGAAAGAATCCGCGTTTTGTGGAAATACTACTTTAACAATACTGAG GCGGTGATCTTCGTCGTAGATAGCGCGGACAGAGATCGTATGGAGGAAGCTCGTTGTGAGCTGCAGGCTCTTTCTGACGATCCAGAGTTAAGAG ATGCTAAATTCTTGGTGTTTGCCAACAAACAGGATCTCCCAAACGCCATGACTTCTGCAGAAGTAATCAAAGCCCTGGAGTTGCACAATTTCAGAAACCGACAG TGGTATGTGCAGCCGTCTAATGCAGTTACTGGCGAGGGCCTGGTTGAAGGCTTGGAATGGCTCCATTCTGTAGTACTCAAGGGCTAG
- a CDS encoding hypothetical protein (NECATOR_CHRV.G18371.T1), with amino-acid sequence MVSEGSLPLYLFLICQMSSLYPDESYCTTEIGRLLFQPKNEWAVTGRVVDAVDVKNITGTHTDYLIEIKCIPRNNIELDDRFFTLTSRFRELNRLHANLSKLHKQLYLRGAFPHFAAPRLLGSCEPSVIAERRRCIDEFLAFVLDSEVLRKARVLQEWVEKASEHANPGQLATPSSFLYEGVNIMDAPNIVEQNGDTSQVLTPQTVPPPELETTGTSVGLHTSASTGEFQFPDVVISPDDPAAEISLRPRRKTSVMERFFPKLSPSSNSTQAVPPLDESDYLVKAAHLVSTAQRAEHEHAYELAFQCYKNAASSLIQGIQHESDMARRNAVRRKTAKYLVAAERLYRTHLAYDGIAPIVNLESLVESTMADPDVLAFQCANACLKNYRVVGVLPNINAIKWVLKVEEKSTGRHFIMKLLEKGVRTARSRVLLPTNVPHMVQLHQFFETETYIILVLDYVESGTLWNFLAHYFGESEKRFLLSLAAGDEEVIGDRACPTVGVQQMAAELECYRGRRLHFSVGVDFERVAEMRDETQSNDVPSTSGMVCTMGEDATGVCSAPQGDFYLIGEGAAENVSLKSEESPARVRLPSRQDDDPLVDEITANQTLLTCISSVRSQLRRERRRTWPGLRPLPETLIVHWSAQLVSWLYVMHNEHAEVIADLRPDNLLIGLDGNLQLTYYGNWHNNGRPKDVVEGYSAPECFKYGWVPNVANDVWTLGAIMFELLSGRALVNAAPHGVTRCEELPIPDDTIISFAARDLLSQLLSDITARPSLEIVRAHAFFRSIDWSLYDNPHTCALSKASSTNCSATELRMSRESGESDSGLPLYVPDLLDVVIDDEECG; translated from the exons ATGGTCAGTGAGGGTTCATTACCCCTTTATTTGTTCCTGA tatgcCAAATGTCCTCACTTTATCCGGATGAGAGCTACTGCACGACTGAAATAGGGCGTTTATTGTTCCAACCAAAGAATGAGTGGGCAGTTACGGGTAGGGTGGTGGACGCTGTTGATGTGAAGAATATCACTGGCACTCATACAGACTATCTAATTGAGATCAAA TGTATCCCACGCAACAACATCGAACTAGACGATCGATTTTTTACCCTCACATCTCGTTTTCGAGAACTAAACCGCCTTCATGCGAATCTATCCAAATTGCATAAACAG CTGTACTTACGTGGAGCATTTCCCCACTTCGCCGCACCTCGTCTTCTGGGTAGCTGCGAGCCATCTGTGATCGCCGAACGACGACGCTGTATTGACGAATTTTTAGCCTTTGTGTTAGACAGTGAGGTTTTAAGAAAAGCAAGAGTGTTGCAGGAGTGGGTAGAG AAAGCCAGTGAACATGCGAATCCTGGTCAGCTTGCCACTCCGAGTTCGTTCTTGTATGAGGGTGTGAATATAATGGATGCTCCAAATAT TGTCGAACAGAATGGTGACACGTCTCAGGTGCTGACTCCACAAACCGTACCTCCTCCA GAACTCGAAACAACGGGAACAAGTGTAGGATTACATACATCCGCATCAACCGGCGAATTTCAGTTTCCTGATGTTGTCATTA GTCCCGACGACCCAGCGGCTGAGATCTCGCTCCGACCTCGTCGGAAAACTTCAGTTATGGAGCGATTCTTCCCGAAACTTTCGCCATCAAGCAATTCCACGCAAG CAGTTCCTCCACTGGATGAATCCGACTATCTGGTGAAAGCCGCACATTTGGTTTCTACAGCACAACGCGCCGAACACGAACATGCGTACGAGCTAGCGTTTCAATGCTATAAAAATGCTGCCAGTAGTCTGATTCAG ggCATTCAACATGAATCGGACATGGCGCGACGGAATGCAGTTCGCAGAAAAACGGCAAAATATCTCGTAGCCGCGGAGCGGCTTTATCGTACACATCTGGCTTATGATGGCATTGCACCTATAGTGAATTTAGAGTCTCTCGTTGAATCTACGATGGCG gacCCGGACGTACTTGCGTTTCAGTGCGCCAATGCGTGTCTAAAAAACTATCGTGTTGTTGGCGTGCTACCAAATATAAATGCCATAAAATGGGTGTTAAAAGTGGAAGAGAAGTCGACag GGAGACACTTTATCATGAAACTGCTTGAAAAGGGTGTTCGGACAGCAAGAAGCCGAGTATTGCTCCCAACAAATGTTCCACATATGGTACAACTGCACCAATTCTTTGAGACGGAAACATACATTATTCTGGTTTTGGATTATGTGGAAAGTGGGACCTTATGGAATTTTCTC GCACATTATTTCGGTGAATCAGAGAAGAGATTTCTGCTTTCTCTGGCTGCCGGAGATGAAGAAGTGATAGGTGATAGGGCATGTCCAACAGTAGGAGTGCAACAAATGGCTGCTGAACTGGAATGCTATCGAG GGCGTCGCCTTCATTTCTCAGTTGGAGTGGATTTTGAACGTGTTGCGGAGATGCGCGATGAGACGCAAAGT AACGATGTCCCATCAACTTCGGGAATGGTCTGCACTATGGGGGAGGATGCTACTGGAGTATGCAGTGCTCCTCAGG GTGATTTCTATCTGATTGGAGAAGGCGCTGCGGAAAATGTATCACTGAAAAGTGAGGAGTCTCCGGCTCGGGTACGACTGCCCAGCAGACAAGATGATGATCCATTGGTAGATG AAATCACCGCAAATCAAACGCTATTGACTTGTATTTCGAGTGTGCGTTCACAATTGCGCCGCGAACGACGGCGGACTTGGCCCGGGCTCCGACCATTGCCTGAAACGTTGATTGTGCATTGGTCTGCTCAACTTGTTAGCTGGTTGTACGTGATGCATAACGAACATGCGGAAGTGATCGC GGATTTGCGCCCTGATAATTTACTAATCGGCTTGGATGGAAACTTGCAATTAACCTATTACGGAAATTGGCATAACAATGGAAGGCCGAAGGATGTTGTCGAAGGATACAGCGCTCCAG AATGCTTCAAATATGGATGGGTACCAAATGTGGCGAACGATGTGTGGACGCTGGGTGCGATCATGTTTGAATTGCTTAGTGGTCGTGCGCTTGTGAATGCCGCACCGCATGGAGTGACAAG ATGCGAGGAACTTCCAATTCCAGATGATACTATAATTTCTTTTGCGGCAAGAGATCTACTTTCACA ACTGCTTAGTGATATAACTGCGCGCCCCTCGTTAGAAATTGTCCGAGCGCATGCGTTCTTTCGGAGTATCGACTGGTCATTGTACGATAACCCACATACGTGCGCTTTGAGCAAG GCGTCCTCAACTAACTGTTCGGCAACTGAGCTGAGAATGAGTCGAGAGTCTGGGGAGAGCGATTCGGGTTTGCCGCTGTACGTGCCTGATCTTTTGGATGTTGTAATAGATGATGAGGAGTGCGGTTAA
- a CDS encoding hypothetical protein (NECATOR_CHRV.G18370.T1) — protein sequence MATEDVEMEDASVDQAPFPTVHILQMVKDAQQQHGLRHADYHRYRSYCRSKLNRVRHALKFTNTHKCVRRHKAKFIKKPVSEVDFADERFIQLGVFEAERRWASAMSDKMEMEDNPDKLRKRMSMRMHLKRAVLHATALEQLVRNSSRCDAPTKLEAQAYTAWLGGVCAFEMRRWPEACELLKTARRVYERLAEATHNTTLANLYKARCREIQPQIRLCEFSCAEATGKPVDGMMNELMEIRAQGTDSEAVDRLIAEMRSKASCDDAVVVEWGGFKSTVEDDKARQVVQGWKQVHSELSQCETPKERMALYEKQLADTRDALERISDLIRRKTSDNADSTMLQSIRSYLEFLKMLGTASRYLAMIENTKSEKKSKPQDLLRLYDSVIEVYRELLQLPGVELDRNLTQAVSAKIEYYRAFRCHYMAAAYAALSRFGEAVALFERALQRCKGAKTLISKLKGNTYMNEETEEALRSLVADIEQARIAARAKRLTAAAGIADEGDEKAARDIDDRPLIDTFAEWRQWDVAGALREKRNIPVAEMPPPFILMPNKPLFFDLALNHIKMPDLEDRLAKCIEGSKTTPVSKKAAEAARAKGTTTEEQQSGLSGMVKGWIWGKK from the exons ATGGCAACGGAAGATGTCGAAATGGAAGATGCTTCCGTTGATCAAGCCCCGTTTCCGACCGTTCATATACTTCAG atggtGAAGGATGCtcaacaacaacacggtctgcGACATGCTGACTATCACAGATACAG GTCCTACTGCCGGTCAAAATTAAACCGTGTTCGACATGCTTTGAAATTTACAAATACTCATAAATGTGTGAGAAGACACAAAGCAAAGTTCATCAAAAAACCTGTCAGTGAAGTTGATTTTGCTGACGAACG aTTCATCCAACTAGGTGTGTTTGAAGCGGAACGTCGGTGGGCTTCAGCCATGTCAGATAAGATGGAAATGGAGGATAATCCAGATAAACTACGTAAACGTATGTCTATGCGTATGCATCTGAAACGTGCTGTTCTCCACGCCACTGCTCTTGAGCAGCTAGTGCGGAATTCTAGCAGG TGTGATGCTCCCACGAAACTTGAAGCGCAAGCCTACACAGCCTGGTTAGGTGGGGTTTGTGCATTCGAGATGCGCAGATGGCCTGAAGCTTGTGAACTCCTCAAGACTGCACGACGGGTGTATGAACGTCTTGCTGAAGCTACTCACAACACGACCTTAGCAAACCTTTATAAAGCTAG ATGCCGAGAAATTCAGCCACAAATTCGGCTGTGCGAGTTCAGCTGTGCAGAAGCAACCGGCAAACCTGTGGACGGTATGATGAACGAATTGATGGAGATTAGAGCACAAGGCACTGATAGTGAGGCCGTAGAT CGGCTCATAGCTGAAATGCGCTCAAAGGCATCGTGTGACGACGCTGTTGTAGTCGAATGGGGCGGCTTTAAATCAACCGTTGAAGACGATAAAGCGCGGCAAGTTGTTCAAGGTTGGAAGCAGGTTCACAGTGAATTGTCACAGTGCGAAACTCCGAAAGAAAGA ATGGCTTTATATGAGAAACAACTAGCAGACACACGTGATGCTCTGGAACGAATTTCCGATTTAATCCGTAGGAAAACTTCAGATAACGCAGATTCAACG ATGCTGCAGTCGATTAGATCATATCTAGAATTCTTGAAGATGCTTGGAACCGCCTCACGCTACTTAGCAATGATTGAAAATACAAA gtCTGAGAAGAAATCGAAACCACAGGATCTCTTGCGTTTGTACGACTCTGTAATTGAGGTGTATAGAGAG CTTCTCCAGTTACCTGGTGTGGAATTGGATAGGAATCTCACACAGGCAGTCTCAGCTAAAATCGAGTATTATAGGGCGTTTAG ATGTCATTACATGGCGGCTGCATATGCTGCTCTATCTCGATTTGGGGAAGCTGTTGCTCTTTTCGAACGAGCACTGCAACGTTGCAAAGGCGCAAAGACACTTATTTCAAAGCTGAAAGGGAACACATACATGAATGAAGAAACAGAG GAAGCACTTCGTAGTCTCGTCGCTGATATTGAACAAGCACGAATAGCAGCGAGAGCAAAACGCCTAACAGCAGCGGCTGGTATTGCCGATGAAGGAGATGAGAAAGCGGCACGTGACATCGATGACAGG CCCCTTATCGACACCTTTGCTGAGTGGAGACAATGGGATGTTGCCGGTGCACTTCGCGAGAAACGTAACATACCTGTAGCAGAGATGCCTCCGCCGTTTATTCTTATGCCAAATAAGCCATTGTTCTTCGATTTGGCCTTGAATCATATCAAA ATGCCAGACCTTGAGGATCGGCTAGCAAAATGTATAGAAGGTTCGAAAACAACTCCAGTTTCTAAAAAGGCTGCCGAAGCAGCGAGAGCAAAAGGAACTACGACTGAGGAACAACAAAGCGGTCTATCTGGAATGGTGAAAGGGTGGATATGGGGCAAGAAATAG
- a CDS encoding hypothetical protein (NECATOR_CHRV.G18369.T1), translating to MASAPRTFVGVVDVEDPFSVSTDNAVQPVESAASGEQLSADVQTSVAIAVAQCMWEPLTELFHHSERSQSIAHGGQRTAKTGSKIPHTFIWMLLRQILQSVELYCSWSTRARLTFEFLVSGFEALEPGAHKPLRKGFSAEYFT from the coding sequence ATggccagcgcaccacgcacgtttgtgggtgtggttgacgtagaggacccattttccGTCTCCACTGACAATGCcgtccagccagtcgaatctgcagcttctggagagcagctgagtgcagatgtccagacGTCTGTGGCGattgccgtcgctcaatgcatgtgggagccactgaccgagctttttcaccattccgagagatcgcagtccattgctcacggtggacagcgaacagccaagactggcagcaaaataccgcacaccttcatatggatgctgctccgccagattcttcaatCCGTTGAATTATATTGCAGttggtcgaccagagcgaggctcacCTTCGAGTTCCTTGtctccggctttgaagcgctggaaccaggcgcgcacaAACCGCTCAGAAagggcttcagtgccgaatactttacttaa